The Microscilla marina ATCC 23134 nucleotide sequence GATACAATAGGTTAAAGCCTGATACAATCACCACTGCGCTAGGGTCAAAGCCTAACAATGCCAGTGGCCAAAAGAAGAAAGAGGTAAAAAAGATTTGGAACCAACTCTGGCGTAAAGCCACTGATAAGTTGTAATCTTCGCTTTGATGATGTACCTGATGCCCGCTCCAGAATAAGTTGATTTCATGGTTCATTCGGTGTGCCCAGTAGTAGCAAAAATCCCAGGCAAAAAAGAGGATTATATAATTTAATACGGTGTTTTCAACTTTAAAGAAAGCTAGGTTTGCATAAATAAGGGTGTAAATAGCTACAGTAATGAGTTGGAAAAATATTTTGACTGCTTGCTGTCCTACACCACAGCTAATGTTAGTAATGGCATCGTTTAAACGATATCTTTTAGTTTTTTGGAATTGTTCTACAAGTAGCTCTAGGCCCATTAACCCAAAATACATGGGTATGGCAATTACAACAGGGTCAAAATTCATAAGTTAGTATAATTGGATTCGTGTATAGTACAAATTTACAGAAAATAGAAAGTGTATCAAATTTTCTGAGGACAATAACTTCCCTTGGTAAATTCTTTAAATTGTATAATTTAATGTAATTTGTCATGTTTGTTAAGTACAAATGTGGATAAGTTAAAGTTATCCACATATCCACATGCCAACGTGTGGATAACTTGTGAATAACTCATAGTCATTCTTTTTACCCCTTCGTTTATAGTAATTTTTACCATAATTATAACTTTGATACATTATTTTGTTTTGATTTTGTGTGTTTTTGTTTATTACTATTTTTTATCATACGGCACACCTCTTTTCTTAGTTGGTTTTTGCTTTTAAAAACAGTACTTAACATAATTTATTTATATTTAATTAATACAAAATAAGAGGTGTATGGTAGTCATGATACGTATAGGAAAAATACAATGTTCTTTGTGGTTTTAAATAAAAATTTCTGTTGATATTATTGAGAGCCTGTTGTGTAAATCAAACATTCTCTCCTTTCTTTGAGTTTATCACCCAATAATTCTTGTGAAAATTATTAACTGAAAAGCGTAGCTTTTATATTTACTGCATAAAAAAAGACTCTAAATCTATTATGTACAATACTGTTTTAATTATACACTCCTGGCTTCGTGTCATTATTTTAGTGCTTGCTGTAGTAGTGCTTTTCAAATCTTTGATGGGTTGGCTCAACAAAGGTAGTTATACCAAAGGCGATAATGCTTTATCAGCTTCTTTTGTGGGTTTTATCCACTTACAGGCTCTATTGGGATTCACTTTATACTTTTTCCTAAGCCCTATTACGGCAAGTGCAATGAAAAACTTTGGCGCAGCAATGAAAAACTCAGCAGTTCGTTACTGGGCAGTTGAGCATATCTTAATTATGCTCATTGGCTTGGTAGTAGCTCAAATAGGTCGTTCGAAGGCTAAAAAATTGACTGACTCTACCGCAAAACATAAAACAAGCTTTATCTTTTTTACTATTGCTATAGTATTAATAGTAGGCGGTATTTTTGCCGGAGCAGCTTCAAGACCTTGGTTTCGTATGTAACAATAGCTTATTTGTATTAAAAATAAAATCCCTTATTTTCGGCAAAGAGAATAAGGGATTTTTTCTTTAAGCTTCTTCTATAGCTTGTAACAATAGTTTGCAGGCGTCTCTTATCTGTTCTTCAGTAATAATCAAAGGTGGGGCTATGCGCAAAGAGTTATCACAGTTGAGAAACCAGTCTGTGAGCACCCCTAGCTCCATGGCTTTATCTATAATCGGTTTAAGTATCTCAAACGATTCAAATTCTACAGCCATTAATAGACCTTTGTTCCGTATCTGTTTTATTTTGGGATGAACCAGCAATGTTTTAAACAACTGGGCTTTTTGTGCTACTTCGTCTAATAAGCCTTCTTCTTGGATTGTTTGAATAGTAGCAAGCGAGGCCGCACAACTTACCGGATGACCACCAAAAGTACTGATATGCCCTAAAATAGGATTGTTTTTGAATACTGCCATCTTATCCTTTGAGCTTATAAAAGCACTGATAGGCATTCCTCCTCCCATTCCTTTGGCGCAGGTAATAATATCAGGTACGATGTCGTAATGTTCAAACCCCCAAAATTTTCCAGTGCGCCCAAACCCCGTTTGAATCTCATCAAGAATAAGTAATGTTCCTGTTTCGTTACAACGCTGACGCAATGCCTGAAAATATTCTTTTGTGCCCACTCTTATACCTGCTTCTCCCTGGACTGTTTCTACTACAAAAGCAGCGGTGTGTGTGGTAATATGACGAAGCTCATCAATATTGCCAAATTGTACATGACGAATCCCTGGCAACAAGGGGCGGTATTTTGTTTTGAACTCTTCACTGCCTCCTACCGACATTGCTCCGTGTGATGAACCATGGTAAGCATTATGACAAGCTACAAACTCTGCCCTGCCTGTATAACGTTTGGCAAGCTTCATGGCTCCTTCTATGGCTTCACTCCCTGAATTCATAAAAAAAATATTATCGAGAGAAGAGGGGAGGGTATTTATAATGGCTTGTGCCAATTGGTTTTGTGGTGTTTGTACTACTTCTCCGTACACCATCAAATGCATATAGGTTTCTGCTTGTTTTTTTACGGCATTCACTACGTTAGGATGGCAATGCCCCACATTGCTTACTCCTATGCCCGATATTAAATCTATAATGGCTTGACCATCAGTAGTATACATGTATATACCCGATGCTCTGGTTATTTCCAGCATTAAAGGAAAGTCAGTGGTTTGTGCTAAGTGATTTAAAAAAAGTTGTCTTTGAGAAATCATATACTCTCGGTTGATTTTTATGAGTCTTTACGCATTATCATAATGCATATATATTTAAAATTACTGTGTGCCAATTGGCGAAGTGTTATGAGATTTTATATGCAAATTCATTTACACTGATATTTGCAAAAGCCTCTAGTTCCTTTTTTTGATGTAAATGATGGCGTGTATGCATTTCTATTTGTTGGTACCATTCTAGTGAATTGAGCATACCAAAAATAACATGCTTGACTTTGTAGTGGTCACTATCATCAGCAATAGCTGTTGCCAAGCCTTGGAGTTGTTTTAGCAAGGTTGTCCACTGTTGTTTACACTCATTACGAGGTTTAACTTCTGGTGCACCACTTGTCCATTCTTTGGGTTGCTTTATTTTTTGTTTAGGAAATCCTCCATGTTTATACAGCATTTCTCCCATCTGAGTTTTTTTCCCTTCTAGGCTCCCTTTTTTGTGCTGTAAGCAATTATTGATATTATACATAAAAAAAGTAGAGGCGGTATAAATATGTTGATACATTTGTGCCAATGACCATGTGCTTTCTGTTTCCTTATATACGAATTGTTCGTCAGTATAACGGTCTAACTCTTGGACATAATAAGAGAAGAGCTCATTGAGTTTTTTTTGAGTTTCTTGAGTAGTGTTCATAAACGTTAAAAAATAGGTGTTGAAATGGTTATTTTGAAAATACGGCTAAAAAGCCTGTTTAAAGCTTATAGGAGATGTTTTGGGTGTTTTTTTTCGGCTATTCTCTCTGTTTTTCTCTTCTAAAATATGCTTTTTTTGTGCCGTAGTAAAATCAGCTAAAAAGTGTGTTTAGAGAGTATAGAGCTATATTTATAGGTTAAAAAAGCGCTTTTTTAACCCAAATAAAGGCGATAATTTCGTGATAATTTTTTGTGAACTGATCTATCCCCTTGATAAAGCCTTTAATTTAGACTACTTTTTGTGATATTCTTCAATGTGTTGTTGCATTTCTTGCTGAAGTTTACGAGCTGATTCTTTTGGGTTTTCCGAAAAGATAATTCCACGAGAGGAGTTTACCAATAATCCTATTTGAGAATTCATTCCATATTTTGAGACTTCTTGTAAACTTCCGCCTTGAGCTCCTACTCCTGGTACTAACAAAAAATGTTTGGGAGCCAAGCTTCGTATTTTTTGCAGCATGCTCGCTTGGGTTGCTCCTACTACATACATCATTGCCTCGTCATTGGTCCACTCTTGTGACCTAGTAAGAACTTCCTCGAAAAGTGTTTTTTTATCTTGGTTGATAGATAAAAATTGAAAATCTTGACTACTGGGGTTAGAGGTTAACGCCAGTAAAATCACCCACTTTTGTGCATATTCCAGAAATGGACTTACAGAATCTTTTCCCATGTATGGTGCTACTGTAATGGAGTTAAAATCAAGCGTTTTGAAGAATGCCTTGGCATATTGATGTACTGTATTACCAATATCGCCTCGCTTGGCGTCGGCAATGGTAAATATATTTTGAGGAATATGTGCCAGTGTTTTTTGCATAGTTTCCCAGCCTGCAGCTCCATTGCTTTCATAAAAAGCAGTATTAATTTTGTATCCTACACAAAAGTCAGCCGTTTGGTCAATAATGTATTTATTGAAAGCAAGTACAGGGTCTGTTTCAGATTTGAATCGAGCAGGAATTTTTTCAATGTCAGAGTCGAGCCCTACACATAGGTAAGATTGTTTTTGGAGAATTTGTTGGTAAAGTTCTTCTTTGGTCATGGTAAAAATGTGTTAGTTTACAAGCTCAAAGTTACAGCTTGTAACACAGAAACAAAAAACGGCAAAGAAAAAGGGTAAGAAGATTACCTCCTTACCCTCACAACACCAAGTAGCATTGTTGTTTATCTCAAATCGTTTAACTCTACGCCAGGATATTTTTTAGGGTTAAACTGGAAATAGCTTTTTGATATGCCATTTTTATGCTCTATAAACTTCAGTATAGTATATAGATATCTATTGCCGTTTTTCTCATAAGTTTCCCAACCCATGATTGTATTATCAGCTTTCTTTACCCTTAGTTTGAGCTTGGTCAATTGGTATTTTTTACGATCTTGTGGTACCATTTCTATGCTATGATAAGTCCCTTTGCTTTCGGCAGGCAACAATCTGTATTTGAAACCTTGCTTATAAATGGTGTAAATTTTATCAGGAGTAATTCCTTCATCTGGTTCGTATTCGGTTACATTGGCCTCATTGGTTTCTTTTAAGTAAGTCCATTGAGTTTTACCATCAGTCATTACTTCTTGTCCACTGGCTTTCAAGCGAAACATTTTTTTAGCTATAGTTATGCTTCCATTAAAGTTATCAGTTACACCAGAAGAGCTTTTAAGCGAATACCTGAATGAAGCACCAAATGCTTTCAGGTTTTCATACCTGTTTTTTACTGCATCCAAAATGCTTTTTGCTTTGGCGTCTTGTTGCGCGTATAAATTAGTAAATGTGAATAACCCGATGGCTAATAAAAATATCGTAGCTTTCAATTTCATGATCTTTGTTATTATGTTGTTGTCTGGTCTAATTGTTTAATTAGTCATTAGACACCTATTTTTTTATTTAGTTTAATTTCGTGCTAATAATAAAACCCACTCTAGTAAATTATATTATACTTCATGTTTTTTTATTAACTGTTATTGCTAATTTCATTAAGCAAACGCTCAAGACTGTATTCGTCAGGAATGAGTACTTCACGCGCTTTACTCCCTTCAAATGGGCCTACAATTCCGGCTTGTTCTAATTGATCAATCAAACGGCCTGCACGGTTATAGCCAAGTTTCAAACGGCGTTGCAGGAGCGAAGTACTCCCTTGTTGATGCATGACAATAATACGGGCTGCTTCGTCAAACAATTCATCACGATCGCCTACTGAACCGCCAGCACTGCCACCTCCCTTATTGTCTTCTCCATGAAACTCAGGCAATTGATAAGCTTCGGGGTAGCCCTGTTGATCACCAATAAAGTTACAAACACGTTCTACCTCTGGAGTATCTAAAAATGCCCCTTGCAGACGAATCATTTCTGCTCCCATAGAAAACAGCATATCACCCATACCCACTAGTTGCTCAGCTCCTCCGGCGTCTAATATAGTTCTGGAGTCAATTTTAGAGGTAACTTTAAACGACAAACGAGCAGGGAAGTTTGCCTTGATCACCCCTGTAATTACGTTTACAGAAGGGCGTTGAGTAGCTACTACTAAGTGTATACCAATGGCACGTGCCAACTGAGCCAAACGAGCAATGGGTTGCTCTACTTCTTTTCCTGCGGTCATCATCAAATCAGCCAACTCATCTATTACCAACACAATGTAAGGCATAAACTTGTGCCCTTTTTTAGGGTTGAGTTTGCGTTGAGTAAACTTCTGGTTATACTCTTTAATATTTCGGCAAAGTGCATCTTTCAACAGGTTATAACGATTGTCCATTTCCAGACACAGCGAATTGAGGGTATGAATTACTTTTTGATTATCAGTAATAATGGCTTCCTCTGAGTCTGGAAGCGTTGCCAGAAAATGTTTCTCGATGGCTGTGAAAAGAGCCAGCTCTACCTTCTTAGGGTCAATCAATACAAATTTGAGCTCGGCAGGGTGTTTTTTGTAAATTAAAGTAGCAAGAAAAACATTCAATCCTACCGACTTACCTTGACCAGTAGCACCAGCCATCAATACGTGAGGCATCTTGGCAAGGTCAGCCAAAAACACCTTATTTTCAATGGTTTTACCCAATACAATTGGTAAACTTGCCTTGGTGTTTTTGAAGGCTTCATCTTCCATAATAGAACGCATAGTTACCACTTCACGCCTTTTATTGGGTACTTCAATACCAATCGTTCCTTTGCCAGGAATAGGCGCAATGATACGTATACCCAATGCAGCAAGACTTAGCGCAATGTCATCTTCGAGGTTTTTAATTTTAGAAATACGAACTCCCGCTTCTGGTATAATTTCATACAGAGTTACTGTAGGACCAATGGTGGCTTTAATCTGAGAAATGCCAATGCCATAGTTGCTTAAAGTTTCTACAATACGATCTTTATTGGCTTCCAGCTCTTCATTTGACACCTGTCTTTTCATTTCAGGTAGTTCATTGAGCAAGTCAGCCGTAGGAAACTTATAAGTACTAAGGTCTAGAGTAGGGTCATAAGCTTCCAGCTTTTTTTCTTCTTTTGTTTCCCGGTTATGCTCTGCTTCCTCTTTAAAGTTAATGTCTTTTTGGATTGCCTTTTCAAAGAATGGGTTTACTTTTTCAGTCACCTTATCTATAGAAGGAGGGGGTGTTTGAGGGGTTACTGGTGCCGATTCATCAGTAAGCTCAAGGTCAAGTTTGCCCGTTTTTCTTTTAGATAGTTTCTCTGTACTTCGGCGAGTACGCTTAGGTGATACCTCTTTAGGCATTTCCAGAGGTGTTTCACTTGTAGGGTTTTTGAACGGAGGCATATCAGGAACTACCTCTTCATTATCTTCTGATAAATCTTCGGTGTCTACCTTAGGCCTGCGGGTAGTTCGTAGTTTGCTTGCCCGTTCTTTTTTAATAGCTTCTGTTGGATCTTCTGTGATTTTGGTAACCCTTTCTATAGGTTTGGTTTTATCCAGCGTGGGGTCGTCATCGGTTACTTCCAGAATAATGCCCTCGTCTGAAAATAAATCTTTGTGGTCTTCATCGTTGCCTGCTTCTGCGGTTTTGCCCGTTTTTTTGTTCTTGTCTACTCGTTCATATCGCACACTTTTGGCTGCATCGGAAATTGTTTTTACAATGCCATTATTGGTTGACACATACTTTTTATAATCGTCATAAGCGAAGGTTTTTACTACAAACCAGGCTAATACCGCAAAAGTAATGACTACAGAAAAGAATGATTTGAACAGTGGAATTAAAAAAGTATGGGCAATTTCGAAGCCCCAAGCACCACTTACAAAAGCGCTTCGGTCGGCAAGCGCCACCAAAGTACTAATCCAAATAAGAAAAAATATAGATACACGCATTAAGCGGGAAAGCCTAATAAGCGTAACATTGTTAAGAAAACGCCAGCCCAGTACAAAAGAGATCACAACTAATATATAGGCAGCAATACCAAAACCCTTGAATACAAAAGTATGGGCAAGAATCGCCCCGGTAAGCCCTAGCCAGTTTTGTACTTCAGCGCCACTTTGAGTAAGTTTATTATTCCAAAATGCTTCTACCAGGCTTTGGTCAGCTTTGCCTGTTCCCCCTAAAAAATAAGAGGTAAATGCGCCAAACATTGCCATAGCAAGCAATAGAAAAAACAGACCTAGGGTAAACCTTACATTTTTGTTTTTGAGTAGTAAGCTTATGATCTGCATAAACTCATTTTGACTCAATCGCCCCGAATCGTTTTTTCTTTTATATGTATTTTCTCGGACAGTCTTTGCCATATTATATGCAAATTTAATTGGTAAAAAGGCATTGATTCAAGCTAGTACTATTTGCTCGACACCAATTTTTGAGTGCCTTTGTTAGATTGCATTTTGATCAATGCTTTTTTTATGTTTTTGATTAATGCTGGTCCTTCGTAGATAAACCCAGAGTAGACTTGCACCAGCGATGCGCCAGCTTCCAGTTTTTCTATAGCATCAGCAGCAGAAGCTATGCCTCCTACGCCAATGATTGGGAAAGCCCCATTTGATTTTTGATGGATATACCTAATTACTTCAGTAGATCGGTCTTTCAATGGTTTGCCGCTTAAGCCACCTGCACCAATAGTTTCTATTTCTGTTTTGTCAGCTTGAAGCCCCCCACGGTCAATGGTTGTATTGGTAGCAATGAGTCCATCTATTTTAGTATCTAATAAAACTTCTACTACTTCGTCAAGTTGTTCATTGCTCAAGTCAGGAGCAATTTTAAGTAAAATAGGTTTGGTTTGAGGTTTTTGTTTGTTCTTATTTTGTAATGTTACCAAAAGCTTGGTCAGTGGTTCTTTATCCTGTAATGCTCTTAAGTTAGGCGTATTGGGGGAGCTTACATTTACCACAAAATAATCAACATAATCGAATAAAGCATCAAAGCATTTTTCATAATCGTTGATTGCTTCTTCGTTGGAGGTTACTTTGTTTTTGCCAATATTACCCCCCACTAAAATATTTGCCGGACGTTTTTTCAAGTGACCAATGGCAGTACTTACTCCATCATTATTAAACCCCATCCGGTTGATAATTGCCTGGTCTTTTTTTAGTCTAAATAATCGGGGCTTGGGATTGCCCTCCTGAGCTTTAGGAGTAAGCGTGCCTATCTCAATAAACCCAAAACCAAAGTTGGCCATTTCCTGAATCAAAACGGCATTTTTGTCGAAACCTGCTGCCAACCCTATCGGGTTTTTAAAAGTAAGCCCAAACAATTCTTTCTCCAATGTGGGGTGTTCATACATATACCGTTTTCGCATTAAGTGAGAAAGTCCAGGTATTTTAAATGCCCACTTAATCATTTTAAAAGTAGTATGATGCACTTTTTCGGCATCAAAACGGAATAAAACAGGTCTGACAAATTGTTTATACAAATCTTCTAAAAGTTAATGATGATGTTGTAAAAGTAACAGTTTTTTACCAAAGAGATAATGAACCTCTTTAATTATTGAGCAAAAGCTTTTCTAGTTGATTAAGGTCGGCTTTGATTTTTGACAGAGCAAGCCGATCACGATTTTTGATGGCTACTTCCAACGCTTTTTTTATACTGGCATGGTAGTGTTCTATTTGAGCATTTATTTGTTCGTTGGTATACTGAGGCGTAGGTACATCTTGGCTTTGATAAGCTTGCTCTTCTTTACCTTCTTCTATTTCGGTAGCTCTTTTATAGATATCTTCTACACTGAGTATAGGTACCTCGTCAGAGTCTTTGGCTACTTCGCCCAGCTTTTGTACATGGCTCTTATTTACTTTTACTTTGCCCTTCAGTATTTCTTGTTTCAGTTCAGGGTTTGACTTTCCAATAATGTCCATCCCTTCAGCAAACTTAGCGTCACGACGAATCGTTTTTTCATCTACATTGTATTCTTTAGCAATACGCTTTGCGGTAGACTCTTTGGGTTGGTCACTGTTGCTTAGATCAGTGCGTTGCCCTTGCGATTTCTCAGAGTTATAACGCGACCCACGTAAAAAAGCTTGTTGTTCTTTACTAAGGTTCCGTCGTCCCAGCTGGTTATTGATCATCCAGTTGCGCGCTTCAAACCTGGTTTTGAATTGTACCAGATGAATCTTAAAGTCTACATTATAAGTAGTACATATTTTATGACGGTTGTGTCCATCAATAAGTACATACTTTCCAGCAAGTTCGTCATCAGCATCATGGGGTACTTTCCATACCACCAAAGGTTCACGGCACCCTTCCTCTGCGATGTTTTGGGCAAGTTGGGCAAATTCATCTTCCTTGAGTGGAGGAATCAAATCTCTGAATTCATCCTCAATGTGAATCTTTGCTTTTATCTGCGACTCGCTTTCGCTTTTTTGTTTCACGGCTCCACTTAATAGGTTTGCCAGTTTATCTCTTTTAGCCATTAATGACCTCCTTTGAAAGGTTTAAATAATCTTCAGCAGCAGCGCAGGTTTTATCGTAAGAAAAAATATCTTGTCGATGAGTAGACGACTCTACCACTGCTACGTTTTGCCTGATAACGGTTTGAAAAGCTGCATCGGGATATTCGGTTTGAACTTTCTCTACAATGGTTCTACTTACCACTGTACGGTTTACTTGAGTAAGCAGTAGCCCCATAAGTCCCAGTGCTGGATTTAGGTTTTGGCGTAGCTCCTCTATCAATTCTATAATAGTATCAAGACCTTTGATGGCAAGGTATTGCGATTGAACCACGATAAGTACTTCGTTGGCGGCTATCATTGCATTGGCAGTGAGAATACCCAAAGAAGGCGGGCAGTCGATTAGAATAAAATCATAATCTTTTGCTATAGTTGCCAGTGCGTTTCTTAGTTTAAAATACCCATTTACCTCTGTAATGAGTTTTACTTCTGCCCCTGACAAATCAAGGTCTGCCGGAATGATGTTAAGTCCTGTAGCTATTTTTTGCACAGGCAACGCTTCACCTTCACACAATGCGTGGTAAATATTTTTTGGAGGCTCTTCTATACCTACCGACTGCGACAGGTTTGCCTGAGGGTCAATGTCTACTATAAGTACTTTCTTTTTATTCATCGAAAGTGCCTTACCCAAGTTAAGGGTAGTAGTAGTTTTGCCTACGCCTCCTTTATGATTTACTACGGCAATTATTCGTGGTTTCATTGAATCTTTGTCTAAGTTGTTGTCTGGATGACAAATAATAATTTAGCCATAAATTTACTACTTATAAAATATTTGCTCAAATAAATAGCAGGTTTTTGCTCATTGAGCAAGCGCTTAATCTATGCAGTAGGCAGTGTTGAGCAATGTGGTTTTGTGGGAAGTTACTTCTGGACAAAAAGTCCGAAAGTAGTTAAAATGTTTGACCTTCGAGCTGGGTTAGTTGAATACTCATATTCCAGACTTTTTCGGCGTATGCCTCATTAAGTGCATCTTTGTTAGGTGTTTTTTGTTTTTTATTGGCAAAGTACTTACCCGATATGTTGGCCACCTTAGGCGAACTAGCCAAGTATATAGAGGTAGCAGCTCCTTTGACTGGGTTAATCATAAAAGGCTTGGCTAGAGCAAATATTACTTTAGTAAAGCCCGATAAGTTTTTCGAAAAGTTAGTGCGTACTACTCCAGGGTGTAAAGCGTTTACTGTAATGGAGGTATTGGCCAAACGCTTGGCTAAGGCAATAGTAAAATGAATGTTGAGTAATTTTGAAATTGAGTAAGCTTTCATAGGAGTATAACCTTGTTCTAGTTGCAGGTTATTGATGTCAAAGTCAATAAACTTATGAGCGTCTGATGACACATTGATAATGCGTGCTGTGGGACTTGCCAATAAAGATGGCTTTAATAAATTGGTAAGCATAAAGTAGCCTAAATGGTTAACTGCTACAGTTTGTTCTATACCATCTGGAGTAGTTTGTCGAGTGGTACCAGCTGCAATAAAACCAGCATTGTTTATCAGTACATCTATAGCTGGGTAACGTTGGGTAAGTTCAACTGCCACTTTTTTTATTTGGGCTTGTATGCTAAAGTCGCATATAAAAATCTCTATGTTTTGATTACCACTTTCGTTGATAATTTCTTTTTTAGTCTCTTCAGCTTTGTTAGGGTTGCGGCAAACCATGGCTATAGTTGTTCCCTTTTTGGCAAGAGCGAGTGTGGTTTCTTTTCCAATGCCAGCGTTAGCACCAGTTATAATACATACTTTATCTTTCATAATGAGTAAGGGTTATTTGGGTGGTAATATACATATATAATATGAAGGGGTAATTTACTTTTGGACAAAATGTCCATAGGTAAATAGAAAGTAAATAATAGAAGATACATGAAATAATAAAAACCAGGAAAAGATGAATAGGTTAGAAAAACAAGCCACTAAGGAACGTGATCGCCCCGTAAACGGGATTTCGGGCATAGCCCTCAACAATAACCCCGATAAGAAATCGGGACTTTGAAGCTGTCCGATTTAGAACAAATTAGCTTCGCAGAGCTTGAACTTCGTTCTGCGGTTCTCTTTACTGACTTTCGTTACTTTTAGCCTTTGGCAGAGCCCTGCTGCGCCGAGCTCTGCCATCGGTTTTCGCCGTAGCTATGGCTACGCCTGCAAAAAGTGCCTCAGTCAGTCTTGAATATATGCCCTCAATCTCGACACTTATTTTGAACATGTTCCTAAACTTTGGAAAACTTATGATGACTCTGAGGTTTTTTGGAAAAGGTATGAGCAACTATATACACAAGAGGTGAGTTTAAATACTACATCCAAGCAAAAGCTGAGGGCTGGTTCGCTGGATTTTTCTGAGTTAAGTTTTAGGGTGGCAAAAGTGAAGTGGCA carries:
- a CDS encoding SDR family oxidoreductase — protein: MKDKVCIITGANAGIGKETTLALAKKGTTIAMVCRNPNKAEETKKEIINESGNQNIEIFICDFSIQAQIKKVAVELTQRYPAIDVLINNAGFIAAGTTRQTTPDGIEQTVAVNHLGYFMLTNLLKPSLLASPTARIINVSSDAHKFIDFDINNLQLEQGYTPMKAYSISKLLNIHFTIALAKRLANTSITVNALHPGVVRTNFSKNLSGFTKVIFALAKPFMINPVKGAATSIYLASSPKVANISGKYFANKKQKTPNKDALNEAYAEKVWNMSIQLTQLEGQTF